CGCTGATGGCCTTCACGCCGGAGCAGAGCGTCCGCAGCCAGCTGGCGCTGACCTGGGGCACCACGACGCAGATCGTGCCCCGGGTGGACTCCACCGACCAGATGATCCAGCAGGTCGACCACGCGATGCTCGAAATGGGCAAGTACCAGCGCGGCGACCTCGTGGTGATCGTGGCCGGTTCCCCGCCCGGGACCGTCGGGTCGACGAACCTGATCCACGTCCACCGGCTCGGTGAAGACGACCACGCATAAGGGACGCGCCGGAACCCTGGCACATATGGTTCCGGCATGACTGAGATGGCCAGGGAAGCCGCCACCGAACTCGACACGAGCGTCGGTGGCGGCGGGCAGCCGGTGCTGGACAAGCTCGTCGCGCTGCTGGACCTGGAGAAGATCGAAGAGAACATCTACCGCGGCGTTTCGCCCGCGCACTCGCCGGTGCGCGTGTTCGGCGGGCAGGTCGCCGGGCAGGCGCTCGTCGCTGCGGGGCGGACCGTCCCGGAGGAACGGCGGGTCCACTCGCTGCACGCGTACTTCATCCGCGGCGGCGACCCGAGCGTCCCGATCGTGTACGAAGTGGACCGGATCCGCGACGGCCGCTCGTTCACCACCCGCCGCGTCGTCGCGATCCAGCACGGCAAGGCGATTTTCTCGCTGTCCGCGTCGTTCCAGAAGGACGAACCGGGCATCGACCACGCCGAGACCATGCCCGCCGACGTGCCCGACCCGGAATCGCTGCCGACCTTCCCCGAACTGACCGCCGGGTACGGCCTGCGCCACGCCGAACGTCCGCGGCCGATCGACATCCGCTACATCGGCGAGCCGCCGTGGATCACCCGCTCGACCGGTGAACGCCCGACGCAGCACCGCGTCTGGATGCGGGCCGACGGCACGCTGTCCGACAACCAGCTGCTGCACGTCTGCGTGCTCACTTACGCCTCGGACATGACGCTGCTCGACTCGGTGCTGGCGCGGCACGGCGTGTACTGGGACGTCGACAAGGTGCTCGGCGCGAGCCTCGACCACGCGCTCTGGTTCCACCGTCCATTCCGGGCGGACGAGTGGTTCCTCTACGACAGCACGTCGCCCAGCGCCTCGGGCGCCCGCGGGCTGGCCACCGGACGGTTCTTCACCCGCGACGGCCTGCACGTCGCCACCGTCGTCCAAGAAGGACTGCTGCGGGTCCGTTGAGGACAGCCACCCCCTCGATGACCACTCAGAGTGGCTGTCTGCACGGAAATCGCCGGAAATCATCACACTCTCGTGGCGAAATTGCGCGGAAAAACCCGTCTGAGTAATACCGCGAAGCAAAGGAAGGTGCCCGGGACCGGTCGGGGGGCGGCCCCGGACACCGTGGTCGTGCGCATTCGGCCGGTGTCCGCGAATAGCCGGGCACGGCCGTCGTCTACGCTGCTCAGGGCCGTCGGCGCGGTTGGATTCGCGTCTCGGCCCGCAGGATGCCAGAGTACAAGCGCACTCTGCACAATGCAGGTCGGAACCGGCGACGGCCGGATCCGCGGCGGCAGTGGGAATTCGCCGGTGTTATTACTCCACTGACAAGTCGATCACCTGGTTAGATATGCAGTGCGGGCAACAATACGGACCGGAGGTGCTGCCGTGGCGAGAGGCCAGGGACCGACCGTTCGCCGCAGGCGCCTCGCGAGCGAGCTGCGGAGGCTGCGCGAAGCCGCCGATCTCACCATCGACGAGGTCGGCGAGAAGCTGGAGTGCTCGGCGTCCAAAGTGAGCCGCATCGAGACCGGCCACGTCGGCGTCACCCCGCGCGACGCGCGGGACATGCTCGCTCTGTACGGCATCACCGGCGACGAGCAGGAAGCGCTCGTCCAGCTGGCGCGGGAGGCGCGCAAACGCGGCTGGTGGCACGCGTACAACGAAGTCTTCACCGGCACCTTCGTCGGCCTCGAAGCCGACGCGAGTTCGCTGCGCGCGTTCCAGGCGCTGCTGGTCCCGGGCTTGCTGCAGACCGAGCGCTACGCGTTCTCGGTGATCCGCGCGCTGCGCCCGGACGCCGAAGAGTCCGAGACGCGCCGCCGGGTCGCCGCGCGGATGGCGCGCCAGCAGCTGCTGAACGACGACCCGCCGGTCGAGTACTGGGCGGTGATCGACGAGGCGGTGCTGCACCGCGTGGTCGACAGCCCCGAGGTGATGGCCGAGCAGCTGTACCGGATCACCGCGATGGCGGAAAAGCCGAACGTGACCGTCCAGGTGGTGCCGTTCGGAGCCGGGGCGCACCCCGGCATGGAGGGACCGTTCCTCATCATGGGCTTCCCCGAGCAGGCCGATCCCGACGTGGTCTACGTTGACGACAGCACCTCCAGCGGCCTGTACCTCGAACAGCCCGAAGACGTCCGGCGCTACGCGCTGATGTTCGACCACCTGCGCGCAGCAGCGCTGAAACCGGACGATTCGGTGGCGCTGATCACCGACGCGGCCGGCCGGTTCGCCGAACAGGCCGCCGCGGTTCAGGAACCGAGGAA
The nucleotide sequence above comes from Amycolatopsis sp. AA4. Encoded proteins:
- a CDS encoding helix-turn-helix transcriptional regulator; this encodes MARGQGPTVRRRRLASELRRLREAADLTIDEVGEKLECSASKVSRIETGHVGVTPRDARDMLALYGITGDEQEALVQLAREARKRGWWHAYNEVFTGTFVGLEADASSLRAFQALLVPGLLQTERYAFSVIRALRPDAEESETRRRVAARMARQQLLNDDPPVEYWAVIDEAVLHRVVDSPEVMAEQLYRITAMAEKPNVTVQVVPFGAGAHPGMEGPFLIMGFPEQADPDVVYVDDSTSSGLYLEQPEDVRRYALMFDHLRAAALKPDDSVALITDAAGRFAEQAAAVQEPRNTNPRQ
- a CDS encoding acyl-CoA thioesterase II, which translates into the protein MTEMAREAATELDTSVGGGGQPVLDKLVALLDLEKIEENIYRGVSPAHSPVRVFGGQVAGQALVAAGRTVPEERRVHSLHAYFIRGGDPSVPIVYEVDRIRDGRSFTTRRVVAIQHGKAIFSLSASFQKDEPGIDHAETMPADVPDPESLPTFPELTAGYGLRHAERPRPIDIRYIGEPPWITRSTGERPTQHRVWMRADGTLSDNQLLHVCVLTYASDMTLLDSVLARHGVYWDVDKVLGASLDHALWFHRPFRADEWFLYDSTSPSASGARGLATGRFFTRDGLHVATVVQEGLLRVR